In a genomic window of Styela clava chromosome 11, kaStyClav1.hap1.2, whole genome shotgun sequence:
- the LOC120347483 gene encoding uncharacterized protein LOC120347483, translated as MFSRFRRSKSEKPVVPEDVTSDLRGMPALKQRRSERREESLHSMMSSLSETDNTRNNNGSQIHAVEEEPIFGEINIPRNYKRPLSPGSIENRDARQSNYVDRVVNGRGSHFVFDDEKVNGADENVFVEHDDEEQPSINTSWRMSKGDSGYKSKDEELKETNNNNKRKSKKPRKKSSEQEQSRASGLYTIKQQRKASRESGSPSMRALTPRERESIQCLEEVLKDHPLEGENVVEVIDSEFSDNDQLEEEFDQSTKQTTMDENEEAVDYGYASVNDMSRKYSLESLESVGSIIDLVGNLSSSPTSPAYTITDMSKKNQDVNKTDDDFRLRNGDDITTEVRDNIHHSDVQRPSNENADDYGTFAHDVIMQLDEVIQSFSIHTTDDEADPVEESYSREEKKKEKRSKRLNSRDSNTDGEKEKKKRERRKTKDSDRDKERKERRKKKKEEKKTREGKDSREESLRRREERISKHVDEISALTQDMIKTAQQEQLQEEPVYAQVDKSRKKYDSKVIQNQETKTQNNNAASSELIDPPSPFSNRLDTSKDEHNTERVTDFSTKQHDFESFIHSDGPIASEVNTPNSFEPAVIKTNAEMNTGSQYQSNRKSWGQMEEKQAFPSTPEKYTNFTCTSTPIASPNSSSYSPLQNNSNITKKSTGSGLRRPVSDASDYYVRVQPYMSKYLNRTPDKPHISQSILDDSSKGLKHVEVNSTKGKVLHVEPAKHLIQETKVPMSYNTPPISHVEPPKLRPKKPTSDDVKPRHVVSQSTKQPLPTTYNNRGRPMSLNLDESGNLVTLAEQKHNGIAVQPYSSFGKGLKPIEKPKSKPRPFVITSSKKPIQLY; from the exons AATATTCCAAGAAATTACAAACGACCTTTGTCACCCGGAAGTATTGAGAATCGTGACGCAAGACAGTCAAACTACGTTGATAGGGTAGTTAACGGAAGAGGATCGCATTTTGTATTTGATGATGAAAAAGTTAATGGGgctgatgaaaatgtttttgttgaACATGACGACGAAG AACAACCCAGCATCAACACATCATGGCGTATGTCGAAAGGTGACTCCGGATATAAATCGAAAGACGAAGAATTGAAagaaacaaataataacaataagaGAAAGTCAAAGAAACCTAGAAAGAAAAGTAGCGAACAGGAACAGTCAAGAGCCAGTGGACTTTATACTATTAAACAACAACGAAAG GCCAGCAGAGAAAGCGGAAGCCCGAGCATGCGAGCGTTGACTCCCAGGGAGCGAGAAAGCATCCAATGTTTAGAAGAAGTATTGAAGGATCATCCACTTGAAGGAGAAAA TGTCGTGGAAGTAATCGACAGCGAGTTCTCTGACAACGATCAGTTGGAAGAAGAGTTCGATCAGTCAACCAAACAAACAACGATGGACGAAAATGAAGAGGCGGTAGATTATGGATACGCTTCTGTTAACGACATGTCAAGAAAATATAGTCTCGAAAGTTTGGAAAGTGTTGGAAGTATTATAGATTTAGTTGGAAACTTATCCTCGTCGCCAACATCCCCTGCATACACTATTACCGACATGTCCAAGAAGAATCAGGACGTCAACAAAACTGATGACGACTTTCGCTTACGTAACGGTGACGACATTACAACCGAAGTTCGCGATAATATTCATCATAGCGACGTCCAACGACCATCGAATGAAAACGCTGATGATTACGGTACCTTCGCTCATGACGTCATTATGCAGCTTGATGAGGTCATTCAATCATTCAGCATCCATACCACTGATGACGAAGCCGATCCGGTCGAGGAGTCGTATTCTCGagaagaaaaaaagaaagaGAAACGAAGCAAGAGACTAAATTCGAGAGATTCTAACACGGATggcgaaaaagaaaaaaagaaacgAGAGAGAAGGAAAACGAAAGATTCCGATAGAGATAAAGAAAGAAAGGagagaagaaaaaagaaaaaggaaGAGAAGAAAACAAGAGAAGGGAAAGATTCGAGAGAAGAATCACTGAGGCGTAGAGAGGAGAGAATTTCCAAACATGTCGACGAAATTAGCGCTCTCACTCAGGATATGATTAAAACAGCTCAACAAGAGCAGCTGCAAGAGGAGCCAGTATATGCTCAGGTTGATAAATCGAGAAAAAAATACGATTCCAAAGTGATACAAAATCAAGAAACAAAAACGCAAAATAATAACGCAGCTTCCAGCGAATTAATTGATCCGCCTTCACCGTTTAGTAATCGTCTGGATACTAGCAAGGATGAACATAATACTGAGAGAGTTACGGATTTctcaacaaaacaacacgatTTCGAAAGTTTCATTCATTCAGATGGCCCTATCGCATCTGAAGTAAACACACCAAATTCGTTCGAACCCGCCGTTATTAAAACCAACGCCGAGATGAATACAGGTTCCCAGTATCAATCAAATAGGAAATCTTGGGGGCAAATGGAAGAAAAACAAGCTTTCCCGTCGACACCTGAAAAATACACCAATTTCACCTGCACGTCAACACCTATTGCATCACCTAATTCATCAAGTTATTCGCCGCTACAAAATAACTccaatatcacaaaaaaatcaaCAGGATCCGGGCTCCGACGTCCTGTTTCCGACGCTTCTGATTATTACGTGCGAGTTCAGCCGTACATGTCGAAGTATTTGAATCGTACTCCAGATAAACCGCATATCTCTCAATCAATTCTTGATGATTCGTCCAAGGGACTTAAACACGTAGAGGTTAATTCAACAAAAGGTAAAGTATTGCACGTCGAGCCCGCAAAACATTTAATACAAGAAACAAAAGTTCCAATGTCATATAATACACCTCCCATATCACACGTCGAGCCGCCAAAGTTACGACCGAAAAAGCCTACAAGTGATGACGTAAAACCACGTCATGTTGTTAGCCAGAGCACGAAACAACCTTTACCCACCACCTACAACAACCGTGGAAGACCGATGTCCTTGAACCTTGATGAAAGTGGAAATCTGGTAACCCTCGCAGAACAGAAGCATAACGGAATTGCAGTGCAACCGTATTCGTCGTTCGGCAAAGGATTGAAACCAATTGAAAAACCTAAATCAAAACCAAGGCCGTTTGTAATTACTTCATCGAAGAAACCGATACAGTTGTATTGA